A stretch of the Marivirga tractuosa DSM 4126 genome encodes the following:
- a CDS encoding peptide MFS transporter — MNSEKTFFGHPRGLATLFFTEFWERFSYYGMRALLVLFLVDSIETGGFGLDDKSANAIYGLYTMFVYLLALPGGWLADRFFGLQKAVWYGGIIIACGHFSMAIPTEEFFFIGLILIVIGTGLLKPNISSIVGGLYKDDEPARRDAGFSIFYMGINLGAVIAPLITGYLGESINWHLGFAAAGVGMLLGVIQYRVSSKSLGSIGAQPEGFDPANEQQIGFRKKVKLGLFGFLALLILLVLLTTFGFLNIDVVSVANVAFYVVAAVLVLFFAAIFLFGGLNKDEKKKIWAIAILLVFSAIFWSGFEQAGSSLNLFAERYTDRFIGSWEMPASFLQSINPTFIIILSPVFGWFWIQLAKRNLNPSIPLKFAFGLIFLGLGFATMIIASYMLISADKVLPTWLLITYFLHTTGELFLSPVGLSAVTKLAPKRLVGQMMGAWFMSVAFGNLIAGLVAGEFDKNAIAENPSLLPEIFQFITIFIVGAGIIALIFTPLIRKLTGNVH, encoded by the coding sequence ATGAATTCCGAAAAAACTTTTTTTGGTCACCCAAGAGGTTTAGCCACCTTGTTTTTCACAGAATTTTGGGAACGTTTTAGCTATTATGGAATGCGCGCCTTGTTGGTGCTATTTCTGGTTGATTCAATTGAAACAGGAGGCTTTGGTTTAGATGATAAATCAGCAAATGCTATTTATGGTTTATATACCATGTTTGTTTACTTACTTGCTTTGCCTGGCGGTTGGCTAGCAGATCGTTTTTTTGGGTTACAAAAAGCAGTCTGGTATGGTGGTATTATTATTGCCTGCGGTCATTTTTCGATGGCAATACCAACAGAGGAGTTCTTTTTTATAGGATTAATCTTAATTGTAATTGGTACAGGATTATTAAAACCCAATATTAGTAGTATTGTTGGAGGACTTTATAAGGATGATGAACCGGCCAGACGAGATGCCGGTTTTTCTATTTTTTACATGGGGATTAATCTAGGAGCAGTCATTGCGCCATTGATCACTGGTTATTTAGGAGAAAGCATTAATTGGCATTTAGGTTTTGCAGCTGCTGGTGTTGGAATGCTGTTAGGAGTGATTCAATATAGAGTATCATCAAAATCATTAGGTAGTATAGGAGCTCAACCTGAGGGATTTGACCCTGCAAATGAGCAGCAAATAGGCTTCAGGAAAAAAGTGAAGTTGGGGTTATTTGGATTTTTAGCTTTACTTATACTACTTGTCCTATTGACTACTTTTGGCTTCTTAAACATTGATGTGGTGAGCGTTGCCAATGTTGCGTTTTATGTAGTTGCAGCTGTGTTGGTCTTGTTTTTTGCAGCAATTTTTTTATTCGGAGGACTAAATAAAGATGAAAAGAAAAAAATATGGGCCATTGCTATTTTATTAGTCTTCTCGGCTATTTTCTGGTCAGGTTTTGAACAAGCAGGTTCTTCCTTGAATTTATTTGCTGAAAGATATACAGATCGATTTATTGGCAGTTGGGAGATGCCAGCTTCATTCTTACAGAGTATTAATCCGACCTTTATAATTATATTATCTCCTGTTTTTGGTTGGTTTTGGATACAATTGGCAAAAAGAAATCTTAATCCAAGCATTCCTTTAAAATTTGCTTTTGGACTTATCTTCTTAGGTTTAGGCTTTGCTACTATGATAATTGCCTCATATATGCTAATATCAGCAGATAAAGTATTGCCAACTTGGTTATTAATTACTTATTTCCTACATACTACTGGTGAATTGTTTTTAAGTCCAGTTGGTTTGAGCGCAGTAACTAAATTAGCGCCAAAGCGATTGGTAGGGCAAATGATGGGAGCGTGGTTTATGTCTGTTGCATTTGGTAATTTAATTGCGGGCTTGGTAGCAGGGGAATTCGATAAGAATGCGATAGCAGAAAATCCGAGCTTACTGCCTGAAATATTTCAATTCATTACTATCTTTATTGTTGGTGCAGGTATAATAGCTTTAATCTTTACGCCATTAATTAGAAAATTAACAGGGAATGTGCATTAA
- a CDS encoding dihydrolipoyl dehydrogenase family protein — MDQYELIIIGAGPSGYAAAMRAVDLKKKTLLVEKNVMGGAGITNGALSSKTLWELSRDMLAFRKNLDRYHMEPPKALWKEIQSEVRNAVKERVDLLKDHLFELQKNPKYSSYIDFIQGNASIISEHIVEVETANERLAFETENIIIATGSRPRYLPNIPIDEKYILTSDGIELMDDFPKSMVIVGAGVIGCEYATIFSGFGQTKVNLIDKGDSILPFEDPDVVAVIEKNLEAQGVHIHRNSSLSQMERKNGKVVYKLDFSDGHQETFEVDKALVSVGRVPNYENLWKDAVPVKMGKRGVEDDDTKTSVKNIYAVGDITADINLVNVGELEGRYAVEKIFGTPKKKLVYENISTIMFLNPEVAGVGYNEKTAQEKGLNYKVVTTDYSTIARAVAKRNTQGFIKLLVTNDEEMRILGMRVVGEQASAAIQAVALLISMNKGIEELAECVHPHPSITEGIQESVRALLNKSILKSGLLKDKVNCYCYDCAKNERIMI, encoded by the coding sequence ATGGATCAATATGAGTTGATAATCATTGGAGCTGGACCTTCTGGTTATGCGGCCGCCATGCGAGCGGTAGATTTAAAAAAGAAAACTTTACTAGTTGAAAAAAATGTCATGGGTGGAGCAGGCATAACCAATGGCGCTTTATCCTCTAAAACCCTCTGGGAGCTTTCAAGAGACATGTTAGCTTTCCGAAAAAACTTAGATCGATATCATATGGAACCTCCAAAAGCATTATGGAAGGAAATACAATCTGAGGTGAGAAACGCTGTAAAAGAAAGAGTTGATTTACTAAAAGACCATTTGTTTGAATTACAGAAAAATCCAAAATACTCTTCGTACATTGATTTCATCCAAGGGAATGCTTCTATTATCAGTGAACATATTGTGGAGGTAGAAACGGCAAATGAACGCCTGGCATTTGAAACAGAAAATATCATTATAGCAACTGGAAGTAGACCTAGGTACCTGCCCAATATTCCAATTGATGAAAAGTATATCCTGACCAGTGATGGCATTGAACTAATGGATGATTTCCCTAAAAGCATGGTTATTGTCGGTGCTGGAGTGATCGGTTGCGAATACGCCACTATATTTTCAGGATTTGGACAAACTAAAGTGAATTTAATTGATAAAGGCGATAGCATTCTCCCATTTGAAGATCCTGATGTTGTAGCAGTTATAGAAAAGAATTTAGAAGCTCAAGGAGTACATATCCACAGAAATTCTTCCTTATCTCAAATGGAAAGAAAAAATGGGAAGGTAGTCTATAAATTAGATTTCTCTGATGGGCATCAAGAAACTTTTGAAGTAGATAAAGCTTTGGTTTCAGTTGGCAGAGTGCCCAATTATGAAAACCTATGGAAAGATGCTGTGCCTGTTAAAATGGGCAAAAGAGGTGTAGAAGATGATGACACTAAAACATCAGTTAAAAATATATATGCAGTGGGCGATATTACCGCTGATATTAATCTAGTTAATGTGGGTGAATTGGAAGGGAGGTATGCAGTAGAGAAAATATTCGGAACGCCCAAAAAGAAGCTCGTTTACGAAAACATTAGTACCATCATGTTTTTAAATCCAGAAGTTGCGGGTGTCGGCTATAATGAAAAGACTGCTCAAGAAAAAGGATTGAATTACAAGGTAGTCACAACAGATTACTCTACTATTGCAAGAGCTGTGGCAAAAAGAAACACACAAGGTTTCATTAAGCTATTGGTAACCAATGACGAGGAGATGAGAATATTGGGTATGAGAGTTGTTGGTGAACAAGCTTCAGCAGCCATTCAAGCAGTAGCATTGCTTATTAGTATGAATAAAGGGATTGAAGAATTGGCAGAGTGCGTACATC
- the pckA gene encoding phosphoenolpyruvate carboxykinase (ATP) has protein sequence MKEFGLKSAKSGLESLGLKNVAEAYWNLSPAELTEHALTNNEGVLTDTGALMCDTGKFTGRSPKDKFIVKDDKTKDTVWWGDINIPFDPEKFDALHEKMLKFLENKKVYVRDAYAGADKTYRLNLRVVNTQAWHNLFCYNMFLRPEKYKLETFEPTFTIINAPEFEADPEVDGTRQKNFAIVNFSKNIILIGGTGYAGEMKKGIFSVLNYTLPTEHNVLSMHCSANMSEKADGDTAIFFGLSGTGKTTLSADENRGLIGDDEHGWTENGVFNFEGGCYAKTIDLTEEKEPQIYKAIKFGAIVENTRFHPGTRTVDYENTEVTQNTRTAYPIHHIDNAVSPSIGGIPKNIFFLTCDAYGVLPPISKLSKGQAMYHFISGYTAKVAGTEAGVTEPQTVFSACFGAPFLPLHPTQYAEMLGKKMDEQQVTVWLINTGWSGGPYGVGSRMKLKYTRAMITAALNGGLDEVGYRNHSIFGCAIPATCPDVPSEVLSPRETWKNDKGYYEMANKLAGEFNENFKKFEDFANDEIMAGAPKPNLSKV, from the coding sequence ATGAAGGAATTTGGATTAAAATCCGCTAAATCCGGTTTAGAAAGCCTGGGTTTAAAAAATGTAGCTGAAGCTTATTGGAACCTCAGCCCTGCTGAACTAACTGAACATGCCCTAACTAACAATGAAGGCGTCCTTACTGATACGGGTGCTTTGATGTGCGATACAGGTAAATTTACTGGTCGTTCTCCCAAGGATAAATTCATTGTCAAAGACGACAAAACAAAAGATACCGTTTGGTGGGGAGATATCAACATCCCATTTGATCCAGAAAAATTTGATGCGCTTCATGAAAAAATGCTCAAATTCCTAGAGAACAAAAAGGTTTATGTTAGAGATGCTTATGCTGGTGCTGACAAAACTTATCGTTTAAATTTAAGAGTAGTAAACACTCAGGCATGGCATAATCTCTTCTGCTATAATATGTTCTTAAGACCAGAGAAATATAAGCTCGAAACTTTCGAACCAACCTTCACTATTATTAATGCCCCAGAATTTGAAGCTGACCCAGAAGTAGATGGTACTAGACAGAAAAATTTTGCAATTGTTAATTTCTCAAAAAACATTATTCTAATAGGTGGCACTGGGTATGCTGGTGAAATGAAAAAAGGCATTTTCTCAGTATTAAACTATACGTTACCCACTGAACACAATGTGCTTTCAATGCACTGTTCAGCTAATATGAGCGAAAAAGCAGATGGTGACACCGCTATTTTCTTCGGTTTATCAGGAACAGGTAAAACCACTCTTTCTGCGGATGAAAACAGAGGATTAATTGGGGATGATGAACATGGATGGACTGAAAATGGTGTATTCAACTTTGAAGGTGGCTGTTACGCTAAAACCATTGATTTAACGGAAGAGAAAGAACCACAAATATACAAGGCAATTAAATTTGGTGCCATTGTTGAAAATACTCGTTTTCATCCTGGGACGAGAACAGTCGACTACGAAAATACTGAGGTTACTCAAAATACAAGAACGGCCTACCCTATTCATCATATTGATAATGCGGTTTCACCTTCAATTGGTGGAATTCCTAAAAACATATTCTTCTTGACTTGTGATGCTTATGGAGTTTTACCTCCTATATCTAAGCTTTCAAAAGGACAAGCCATGTACCACTTCATTTCAGGTTACACTGCAAAAGTAGCAGGTACTGAAGCTGGTGTAACCGAACCACAAACTGTTTTTAGTGCTTGTTTCGGAGCACCTTTCCTTCCTTTGCACCCTACACAATATGCGGAAATGCTAGGAAAGAAAATGGATGAACAGCAAGTAACGGTATGGTTAATCAACACTGGTTGGTCTGGCGGCCCTTATGGCGTTGGCTCAAGAATGAAATTAAAATATACCAGAGCTATGATCACAGCAGCCTTAAATGGTGGTTTGGATGAAGTAGGTTATAGAAATCATTCTATTTTTGGTTGTGCAATACCTGCTACATGCCCTGATGTTCCTTCTGAGGTGTTGAGCCCAAGAGAAACTTGGAAAAATGACAAAGGCTATTATGAGATGGCTAATAAGTTAGCTGGTGAATTCAATGAAAACTTCAAAAAATTTGAAGATTTCGCAAACGATGAAATTATGGCCGGAGCGCCCAAGCCTAATTTATCTAAGGTTTAA
- a CDS encoding DUF1987 domain-containing protein, producing the protein MESYYLEATPKTPKLDFNPDAETFLISGRSIPENSIEFYKPLLDWLDKYVSNPLDSTIFEIKLEYFNTSSSKCLVEIFRKLEKIHENGSKVSVEWYFDEEDEDMEESGEDFKEIIKIPFNMKEIKED; encoded by the coding sequence ATGGAATCTTATTACTTAGAGGCAACACCTAAGACACCTAAACTTGATTTCAATCCGGATGCAGAAACGTTTTTGATATCAGGTAGGTCAATCCCAGAGAATTCTATCGAGTTTTATAAGCCATTGCTCGATTGGTTAGATAAATATGTTAGTAATCCTTTAGATTCAACTATTTTTGAGATTAAATTGGAGTACTTCAATACGAGCTCCTCAAAATGCTTAGTTGAGATTTTCCGAAAACTAGAGAAAATTCATGAAAATGGAAGCAAAGTTTCCGTGGAATGGTATTTTGATGAAGAAGATGAAGATATGGAAGAATCAGGTGAGGATTTTAAAGAGATCATTAAAATCCCATTTAACATGAAAGAAATAAAAGAGGATTAA
- a CDS encoding SiaB family protein kinase, whose protein sequence is MLDTLNKFKNLTDSEELLLAYQGNITDSLTNNLLALAENKLAMVEYNSRIKKKVFNILVEVLQNIYHNQEEIKGSKETFQEIMVMVVKNSTSYEVISGNFIKQKNTDHLKKRIEEINQLTNDELRAKYRSKLDEGVFTETGRAGLGIMDMVRKSGQPLQFGFKSINDEYAYFSLQVNIKY, encoded by the coding sequence ATGTTAGATACCTTAAACAAATTTAAGAACCTCACAGACAGCGAAGAATTATTGCTGGCTTATCAGGGTAATATTACTGATAGCCTGACCAATAATTTATTAGCCTTAGCTGAAAACAAATTAGCTATGGTTGAATATAATTCGCGTATAAAAAAGAAGGTATTTAACATTCTAGTGGAAGTACTTCAAAACATTTACCATAATCAGGAAGAGATAAAAGGATCGAAAGAAACCTTTCAAGAGATAATGGTGATGGTAGTGAAGAATAGTACTTCTTACGAAGTTATTTCTGGTAATTTTATAAAACAAAAGAATACAGACCACCTTAAAAAGCGCATTGAGGAAATCAACCAGCTTACGAACGATGAACTTAGAGCTAAGTATAGAAGTAAGTTAGATGAGGGCGTATTTACCGAAACAGGAAGAGCAGGCCTCGGAATTATGGATATGGTGAGGAAGTCTGGCCAACCTTTACAGTTCGGCTTTAAATCAATAAATGATGAATATGCTTATTTCAGTTTGCAAGTGAATATAAAATATTAA